In Uranotaenia lowii strain MFRU-FL chromosome 2, ASM2978415v1, whole genome shotgun sequence, one genomic interval encodes:
- the LOC129742172 gene encoding mitochondrial import receptor subunit TOM7 homolog: protein MALSPGAKERLGVVFEIVKTTFHWGFIPGVLYLGFRKGSEAGAPPLSVMSLLWQ, encoded by the exons ATGGCTCTGTCTCCCGGTGCAAAGGAACGACTGGGTGTTGTGTTCGAAATCGTCAAAACCACCTTCCATTGGGGATTCATCCCGGGAGTTCTGTACCTTG ggttCCGAAAAGGATCCGAAGCGGGAGCGCCGCCCTTGTCCGTGATGAGTTTGTTGTGGCAATAA
- the LOC129742169 gene encoding uncharacterized protein LOC129742169 isoform X2 — MFEQPASYDIDDEIDMWGYPISIYGYEKSLLSEDSNNSMSEIIVAGRGRGMCNNDMDTIRMASEINKLKTSNVPIGHLRTTTECLDSQPENEITPLLRKLGISGHDGTLSSKTMYRIPDNFQDLYLDRNVPLILNEELFRNQRDSHPDDLALEPYDPYDPSRPLHEQFTTIKEFAPKTAEIPKSVSSVDSFDLSTNSAPANDSDPTSDAVSTDSSVDMSWANDTIQQSRSLLPRKCSISFTPRQLYELKKLYAYKFHPKDLTVSDSN; from the exons ATGTTTGAGCAACCAGCATCTTATGATATCGACGATGAGATCGATATGTGGGGATATCCTATTTCGATATATGGTTATGAAAAATCGTTACTATCTGAGGATTCGAATAATTCCATGAGTGAAATAATAGTTGCCGGCAGAGGTCGTGGTATGTGCAACAATGATATGGACACAATTCGTATGGCTTCGGAAATAAACAAGCTGAAGACGAGCAATGTACCAATTGGTCACCTTAGAACGACAACTGAATGTTTAGATAGTCAACCGGAAAATGAAATTACACCATTGCTCCGAAAACTTGGTATCTCGGGGCATGATGGAACGTTAAGCAGTAAAACAATGTATCGGATTCCTGACAATTTCCAAGATCTATATCTGGACAGAAACGTCCCACTTATTCTGAACGAAGAACTGTTCCGTAACCAAAGAGATTCACATCCCGATGATCTAGCCCTCGAACCATACGACCCCTACGATCCTAGCCGACCGTTACACGAACAGTTCACCACTATAAAAGAATTTGCTCCCAAAACAGCAGAGATACCAAAATCAGTAAGTTCCGTTGATTCGTTTGATTTGTCGACAAATTCTGCTCCGGCTAATGATAGCGATCCGACAAGTGATGCCGTCAGCACGGATTCGAGCGTGGACATGTCTTGGGCCAACGATACTATTCAGCAGAGCAGATCCTTGCTTCCACGAAAATGCTCAATTTCGTTCACTCCACGCCAGTTGTACGAGTTAAAGAAATTGTACGCTTACAAGTTTCATCCTAAAG ATCTTACAGTGTCTGATTCAAACTAA
- the LOC129742168 gene encoding endonuclease G, mitochondrial-like: MSSNLMSRFVLLSSVGIGSYYLGSFVERRKIQDKTVCGNEDYVNQNNPDLLSRIKSMPGLPIFGSISAASPIPNENKSLTPSGTSRIGQIMKYGFPGLDNVRSYDDFVLSYDRRTRVAHWVFEHLTAENVRRNEAVDRAKSDFKADESIHPFFRSLNSDYKGSGFDRGHMAAAGNHRSEQKHCDQTFYLTNMAPQVGVGFNRDKWNHLESYIRKLTKTYPNVYCCTGPLYLPRKEADGKLYVRYQVIGANNVAVPTHFYKVVVLETADRKLEMEAYVLPNQKIDDDTPLNMFLVPPETIERAAGLLFFDKIARNQLTKINGKKV; encoded by the exons ATGTCGTCAAATCTCATGTCCCGTTTTGTACTGTTGTCTTCCGTTGGAATCGGAAGCTACTACCTCGGGTCGTTTGTGGAGCGGCGTAAAATTCAGGACAAAACTGTTTGTGGAAATGAAGATTACGTAAACCAAAATAACCCAGATCTGCTCAGTCGGATAAAATCTATGCCGGGTTTACCTATATTTGGGTCAATATCGGCTGCCTCTCCCATTcccaatgaaaataaaagtcTCACACCATCCGGTACCAGTCGGATAGGACAAATCATGAAATACGGATTTCCTGGACTGGACAATGTTCGCTCCTACGACGATTTTGTGCTGTCCTATGACCGTCGAACCAGGGTGGCCCATTGGGTATTCGAGCACCTAACGGCGGAGAACGTTCGCCGGAATGAGGCCGTCGATCGTGCGAAGAGCGACTTCAAAGCAGATGAAAGCATTCACCCGTTTTTCCGATCTCTTAATTCTGATTACAAGGGATCCGGATTTGATCGGGGTCACATGGCTGCCGCAGGGAACCATCGGTCCGAGCAGAAGCACTGTGATCAAACTTTCTACCTTACCAATATGGCACCGCAG GTCGGTGTCGGCTTCAACCGGGACAAATGGAACCATTTGGAGAGCTATATCCGAAAGCTCACCAAAACGTACCCGAACGTATACTGTTGCACTGGTCCGCTGTATCTGCCACGGAAGGAAGCCGATGGTAAGCTTTACGTGCGCTATCAGGTAATCGGGGCCAACAACGTGGCGGTTCCGACGCATTTCTATAAGGTGGTCGTCCTGGAGACGGCCGATCGGAAGCTTGAAATGGAAGCTTACGTACTGCCAAATCAGAAAATAGACGACGACACACCGCTGAACATGTTTCTGGTGCCACCGGAAACTATAGAACGAGCGGCtgggttgttgttttttgacaaaatcgCGCGGAATCAGTTGACCAAAATAAACGGTAAGAAAGTGTAG
- the LOC129742169 gene encoding uncharacterized protein LOC129742169 isoform X1, whose translation MSDIEDEISSWGYAISPAQYERSLQASSSRTQSAAVGGRGRGILNPNHMAKVRLAAEINDLKKNRHPMGYMPTSRELLESSAENEITPMLRQLGISSSCDDDVSSSNTRRQLLADEDIHIDHGVPVILKSELFNTPRFRKTNDEAFEKEDTFDPDLPIEEQFSTIPELAVKQPDSVQPKRITKPEKVNVTLSSNDSGVASCSRGSMDESIKSKPKTKKKKWRKMTGDELVPTDPEKGRYEEVYSVGVHESTPGSAYCQRQLYGADGVKGWSANFY comes from the coding sequence ATGTCCGACATCGAGGATGAAATCAGCAGCTGGGGCTATGCAATATCCCCTGCACAGTATGAACGATCCCTTCAAGCGAGCTCTAGTAGGACACAATCGGCGGCAGTTGGTGGCCGTGGCCGGGGCATATTGAACCCAAATCACATGGCAAAGGTACGCTTGGCAGCGGAAATAAATGACTTGAAAAAGAACAGACATCCAATGGGTTATATGCCCACCAGCAGAGAGTTGTTGGAAAGCTCAGCAGAAAACGAAATCACGCCAATGCTTAGGCAGCTGGGCATTAGCAGTAGTTGCGATGATGATGTGAGCAGTTCGAATACCAGAAGGCAATTGCTAGCCGACGAAGATATTCACATCGATCATGGGGTACCGGTAATCCTCAAATCCGAACTGTTTAATACACCAAGATTTCGTAAAACGAACGATGAAGCGTTTGAAAAAGAGGATACATTCGATCCGGATTTGCCGATAGAAGAACAGTTCAGTACAATACCAGAATTAGCGGTTAAACAACCTGACAGCGTTCAACCAAAACGCATAACAAAACCGGAAAAGGTCAACGTAACGCTTTCTTCGAATGATTCTGGTGTAGCATCATGCAGTAGAGGAAGCATGGATGAATCTATAAAATCTAAAcctaaaacaaagaaaaagaaatggCGGAAAATGACTGGCGATGAGCTAGTGCCTACCGACCCGGAGAAAGGTCGTTATGAGGAAGTTTATTCCGTGGGAGTGCATGAATCAACTCCTGGAAGCGCTTATTGTCAAAGACAATTATATGGTGCCGATGGCGTTAAAGGATGGTCCGCAAATTTTTACTGA